One window of the Penaeus vannamei isolate JL-2024 chromosome 31, ASM4276789v1, whole genome shotgun sequence genome contains the following:
- the shn gene encoding transcription factor HIVEP3, which translates to MHPMGVITCTVPMNPSGDVIYTHKKFKRATSEACDNAEQQQQNERGKKGGTEVASAGARTPSTTSQASAAGARPTTTAPQFTPTLVNGHVTAQTVASVTGSVVNQLSVENDDNKRKVSNSSGGKYKCEYCGVGCAKPSVLDKHKRTHTNERPYTCEQCSLAFKTKSNYKKHTRSRTHVRKCDGVALDNSDGTIESSDNVDGDVEDGPKSANKEGRAQQLQPADFSVSRTSIRDQLQDLPTASVSTHHDELGTLDRSKSLYKPKFHISAHYAHREERGPKGQTPPPSRQQPTPPQDAPQLDHTAISSSTYQPHTASTHGQPNQVAPSNPSRHSPSPATVSKQGLPPLDIWAANKKDEGVLTGQRNSVQTPQSANSLWKGIKSPSPELVGQHITKLIVENQAIVDTHNPLWSRRYRRQPSIGSSSSESDGSGTSKSRRSSLADLTIKNSKAPAVGSSSTAPSPAGLGPLQQQYSRERSHSVTAEAMMAESRSYSPSLPPTPHLPLAQPPVTPISASKPSISSQGHTTSYSQSAPAFTTSTMGMMDLTMVEGSRKRRSSEGPSVVRDIHKSRVTHVDDPAILRQHPQNPEGSVIKSLLLHSRATIAGTIDQKLERLECERLNQPTEGHYPCSRCGIPCRSPESLEVHLRHYCGQRLGGTGSERGTPDSVKSGDGGRWPSEQDVALDLQKKPDRTDHFERERSLSRGSSVGESSQRRGSEEENRYRPELSPRIYRSESVPEGASPPTKKRKMSDVDVSSQDRSMFLPPIFSPRGQGANKGDTGMKILEDMNKQKTSNLQLFGGEVQICDGNERKTMRIDPSQPPSPAIDICIPPQQLGGNIPKAEVSLPTSVVVTIAKSGLNSGGTMVQVESQISTSSTKTVPSLVSSSISREQPSVPTQTQSNSKAPLSTIVYNDASKFAFSPFLPYAPLLQLPNLAIPGIPTPDLGSLSFPTYPASGPVQSFLPVKNSAAQGMMGKHKVNTIHSPAAPSPSKLSPGAGIAASGQLPSGNIGNPLGNQQIQVIREKEKEQFKGSSKSPATYPALIPIGDEKVPYVPGIPGPYSQAGMVVQPPLHRIQKNPAVFAPPITASSFSPMSQAPVTLPQPPALMSPSREKGLQPPRSKDFPRSPVREHQSFHAAKVPSRQSPQLPPKEIQISRGKASVSVSFKSSERNMTPDVRLPGGSETSAFDKKVAEKSSVALDESRNDTAGRDETKDCEEFLPPRKRPDTLALKPQPYVPNSSLALIGTTLVSPDTPRPKKSCVQMFLNGSAYTYLGHKVSTKSYFCCISRQQPMYVPQSTDPKLSMYSNWQLRKPAEDNPLNLTPYQHMSLYNSRKVDQTYTVAKPRELNLIQTHSSYWTFKEEKEKNKSKEEKHKDKDPKVVKNEDPVTRTSEPSSSEDNRPAIKREPEEECAEPSSKNSDDAETSDSSTVKRIKIFEGGFKSSEDYTYVRGRGRGRYVCGVCEIRCKKPSMLKKHIRTHTDLRPYACSHCTFSFKTKGNLTKHLRSKAHYKRCMEMGIVPVPTVVDESHVNEEALAMQGKMEQEQERVLEGGDDDDDDDEEEEEDEEDDGDEDDEDDEEALENDQFEDADKMDIDENCTKSEAELKREVRESKENMGLVGNPSRSGVLVMAISSCSSSSNPAFAHSSKDVKSQKLTDNAESLRDSPMDLSVRKTAVLNLSPAQDKNLAMKKPPVPRRPSYLPLMAKSSMTDLRSPVANLTSPGTPTTPIREHPSEILSPVTESSTLLKSIYNTTSRATHVSNREKLDIVIDPSKENGCNNSMLQAYIKECAVLDTTIKRQQYKDSSSDTSPDSPHNSLIPNHSGTSVSTAGAENSNEQPQKSESIQNDRGTSLDEIKREGRTENESLGVNSEQSCTSEVSSSSCTTAVNSTPQAATSRMPTPPANLTVMNNGGMDTKTAFLVPSGVVPSSLNRLGNDDGKCRCSICHKEFNRPSQLTLHMNIHYMERPYRCESCAISFRTNGHLQKHKRSVSHFNKVNRNMTFGTPSTDNPRPFKCHDCKIAFRIHGHLAKHLRSKMHIMKLECLGKLPFGTYAEIERSGANLNEIDTTDCDNSLESLQVMASRLYEKDPSKLAAWQNQQQHRVRTVSNSSTNSDDYPLQDDQDDSFAGCGNDDDTEGDEDEEISMPQDAPRLGVPGSSVGPIPTELHSPHSHGIPPIEIGSGATAGLLACHICHEKFLDLEHLSGHLYNVHKVSVTYRNS; encoded by the exons ATGCATCCCATGGGTGTGATCACATGCACGGTCCCCATGAACCCTTCCGGCGatgtcatttacacacacaagaaGTTCAAGCGGGCCACATCTGAGGCCTGTGACAATGcagaacagcagcagcaaaacGAAAGGGGTAAAAAGGGTGGGACAGAGGTTGCCTCAGCAGGTGCCAGGACCCCCTCTACCACATCTCAAGCCTCTGCAGCAGGTGCCAGGCCCACCACTACAGCACCTCAGTTTACCCCAACACTTGTCAATGGACACGTTACAGCTCAGACAGTTGCTAGTGTAACTGGAAGTGTTGTTAATCAATTATCagtagagaatgatgataacaaaagaaaagtcagtaatagtagtggtggaaAGTACAAATGTGAATATTGTGGAGTTGGATGTGCCAAACCTTCTGTGCTTGataagcacaaacgcacacacaccaatgAGAGACCATATACCTGTGAACAGTGTAGTCTTGCTTTCAAGACTAAAAGCAATTATAAGAAGCACACTAGATCTCGAACCCATGTTCGGAAATGTGATGGTGTAGCtcttgataatagtgatggaacTATAGAGtctagtgataatgttgatggtgatgtagaAGATGGCCCTAAGTCAGCTAATAAAGAGGGTAGAGCTCAGCAGCTACAACCAGCTGATTTCTCTGTATCAAGAACCTCTATAAGGGACCAGCTCCAAGACCTTCCAACTGCTTCTGTGAGTACCCATCATGATGAGTTGGGAACTCTTGATCGAAGCAAATCTTTGTACAAGCCAAAATTTCATATTTCTGCTCATTATGCACACAGGGAGGAAAGAGGCCCTAAGGGCCAGACACCTCCACCATCAAGACAACAGCCAACTCCACCTCAGGATGCTCCTCAACTTGACCATACTGCTATCAGTTCTTCAACATATCAACCCCATACTGCCTCCACCCATGGTCAACCCAACCAGGTTGCGCCCTCTAACCCTAGTCGTCACTCTCCAAGTCCAGCCACTGTCTCAAAGCAAGGCCTACCGCCACTCGATATATGGGCTGCAAATAAAAAGGATGAAGGTGTACTGACTGGTCAAAGGAATTCAGTACAGACACCACAAAGTGCAAATTCTCTTTGGAAAGGAATTAAGTCTCCAAGCCCAGAATTAGTTGGGCAACACATCACTAAGTTGATTGTAGAAAACCAGGCCATTGTGGATACTCACAATCCACTGTGGTCTAGACGCTATAGAAGGCAGCCTAGTATAGGCTCATCATCAAGTGAGAGTGATGGCTCAGGCACAAGCAAAAGCCGCCGTTCTAGTCTTGCTGATTTGACTATTAAGAATTCCAAGGCACCAGCTGTTGGCTCTTCATCAACAGCTCCTTCTCCTGCTGGTCTAGGCCCACTACAACAACAATATTCAAGAGAGAGAAGTCATTCCGTCACTGCTGAGGCAATGATGGCTGAGTCAAGGTCTTATAGCCCCAGtcttccacccaccccacacctgCCTCTTGCTCAGCCTCCAGTCACCCCCATCAGTGCTTCCAAACCTTCCATATCATCACAAGGACATACTACCTCTTACTCTCAGTCTGCTCCAGCCTTCACTACCTCTACAATGGGCATGATGGACCTAACCATGGTGGAGGGATCACGCAAGAGGAGGAGCTCTGAGGGCCCTTCTGTGGTTAGAGATATACACAAGAGTCGGGTGACTCATGTGGATGATCCAGCTATTTTGCGTCAGCATCCACAGAATCCTGAAGGTTCAGTTATAAAAAGTCTTCTCTTGCACTCTAGAGCTACCATTGCAGGTACTATTGATCAGAAACTGGAGAGGCTGGAATGTGAAAGGCTAAACCAGCCAACAGAAGGACATTACCCATGCTCCAGATGTGGCATACCCTGCCGCAGTCCAGAGAGTTTGGAGGTTCACCTTCGACATTATTGCGGACAGCGACTTGGGGGGACTGGAAGTGAGAGGGGCACACCAGATTCTGTTAAGAGTGGAGATGGGGGAAGATGGCCCAGTGAACAAGATGTAGCTTTAGATTTGCAGAAAAAACCTGACCGAACTGAtcactttgagagagagaggtcactGTCAAGGGGATCATCAGTGGGAGAGTCATCGCAGCGCCGAGGatcagaggaagaaaatagatatcGACCAGAATTATCTCCAAGGATTTATAGAAGTGAATCTGTACCTGAAGGTGCATCACCaccaaccaaaaaaagaaaaatgtctgaTGTTGATGTATCATCACAAGACAGGTCAATGTTTCTCCCACCAATTTTTTCACCTCGGGGACAAGGGGCAAATAAAGGGGATACAGGAATGAAAATATTAgaagatatgaataaacaaaagacaagCAATCTCCAACTTTTTGGTGGTGAGGTTCAGATTTGTGATGGCAATGAACGAAAAACAATGAGAATAGACCCTAGCCAGCCACCAAGCCCAGCTATTGATATCTGCATTCCCCCACAGCAATTAGGAGGTAACATACCTAAGGCAGAAGTGTCACTTCCTACTTCAGTTGTGGTAACAATTGCAAAGTCAGGCTTAAATTCAGGGGGCACAATGGTTCAAGTAGAGAGTCAGATAAGTACTTCCTCAACCAAAACAGTACCAAGTCTTGTAAGCTCCTCCATATCACGTGAACAGCCAAGTGTTCCAACACAGACTCAAAGTAACTCAAAAGCACCGCTTTCGACCATTGTATATAATGATGCTTCAAAGtttgctttttctccttttttacccTATGCGCCTCTTCTACAACTACCAAACCTGGCTATTCCAGGAATTCCCACACCTGATTTGGGTAGTTTATCTTTCCCAACCTACCCAGCTTCTGGCCCAGTACAGTCTTTTCTCCCAGTAAAAAATTCGGCAGCCCAGGGAATGATGGGGAAACATAAGGTCAACACCATTCATTCACCTGCAGCTCCATCCCCATCCAAGTTATCTCCAGGAGCAGGAATAGCTGCATCTGGACAGCTGCCATCTGGAAATATAGGAAATCCCCTTGGAAATCAGCAAATACAGgttattagagagaaagagaaagagcagtttAAAGGCAGTAGCAAATCACCTGCTACATATCCTGCTCTCATACCAATAGGCGATGAAAAAGTACCTTATGTACCAGGGATTCCTGGACCATATTCCCAGGCAGGCATGGTAGTTCAGCCTCCACTGCACAGAATACAGAAGAATCCTGCTGTGTTTGCACCCCCAATAACTGCCTCATCCTTTAGTCCTATGTCGCAAGCTCCAGTAACCTTGCCACAACCTCCAGCCTTAATGAGCCCCTCCAGGGAGAAGGGTCTACAACCCCCAAGATCCAAAGACTTTCCTCGCAGTCCAGTTAGGGAACACCAGTCCTTTCATGCTGCAAAAGTCCCATCTAGACAGTCCCCACAGTTACCaccaaaagaaatacaaataagcaGAGGGAAAGCATCAGTAAGTGTTTCCTTTAAATCCTCTGAACGAAATATGACTCCTGATGTCAGACTCCCAGGAGGATCAGAGACAAGTGCTTTTGATAAGAAGGTTGCAGAGAAATCCTCTGTGGCACTTGATGAATCAAGAAATGACACCGCAGGAAGAGATGAAACAAAGGATTGTGAGGAATTCTTGCCACCCAGAAAACGTCCAGACACACTGGCTTTAAAACCACAGCCTTATGTACCTAACTCCTCACTTGCTTTGATCGGCACAACTTTAGTAAGTCCGGATACCCCTCGCCCCAAGAAAAGCTGTGTGCAGATGTTTTTGAATGGATCAGCATATACTTATCTAGGGCACAAAGTTTCCACAAAGTCTTATTTTTGTTGCATATCTAGACAACAACCTATGTACGTACCTCAGTCCACTGATCCTAAGCTTTCCATGTATTCCAACTGGCAGTTACGTAAACCAGCAGAGGACAATCCTTTAAATCTTACACCATATCAGCACATGAGCTTATACAACTCTCGAAAAGTTGACCAAACATACACTGTAGCCAAACCAAGAGAGCTAAATCTCATTCAGACACACTCTTCATACTGGACatttaaggaagagaaggaaaaaaataaatctaaggAGGAAAAACATAAAGACAAAGACCCAAAGGTAGTGAAGAATGAAGACCCAGTGACAAGGACAAGTGAACCAAGTTCCAGTGAAGACAACAGGCCAGCAATAAAAAGGGAACCAGAGGAGGAATGTGCTGAACCCTCCagtaagaatagtgatgatgccGAGACCTCAGACAGCAGCACAGTCAAGCGCATCAAAATATTTGAGGGAGGATTTAAAAGCTCTGAAGATTATACATATGTCAGAGGCCGCGGTCGAGGGAGATATGTATGTGGAGTATGTGAGATTCGTTGTAAAAAGCCTTCTATGTTAAAAAAGCATATCCGTACTCACACTGATCTTCGCCCTTATGCATGCAGCCACTGCACATTCAG TTTTAAAACCAAGGGCAACCTGACCAAACATCTAAGGTCAAAGGCTCATTATAAACGGTGTATGGAGATGGGCATTGTTCCTGTTCCAACCGTGGTTGATGAGAGCCATGTCAACGAAGAGGCTTTGGCAATGCAG GGTAAGATGGAGCAGGAACAAGAAAGAGTTTtagaaggtggtgatgatgatgatgatgatgacgaagaggaggaagaggatgaggaagatgatggtgatgaagatgacgaagatgatgaggaagcaTTAGAAAATGACCAATTTGAAGATGCGGATAAAATGGATATAGATGAGAATTGCACTAAGAGTGAAGCTGAGTtgaagagggaggtaagagagagtaaagaaaacatGGGTTTGGTTGGAAATCCTTCAAGATCTGGAGTATTAGTCATGGCCATCTCATCTTGTTCAAGCTCTTCCAATCCAGCCTTTGCTCACAGCTCAAAAGATGTCAAGTCTCAGAAACTAACTGACAATGCTGAATCCCTTAGAGATTCTCCCATGGATCTGAGTGTGAGGAAGACAGCTGTGCTTAATCTCTCTCCGGCTCAGGATAAAAACTTAGCCATGAAGAAGCCTCCAGTCCCACGTAGACCAAGCTATCTCCCACTGATGGCCAAATCTTCCATGACTGACCTCAGATCTCCAGTGGCAAATCTGACATCACCTGGCACTCCTACAACTCCTATTAGAGAACACCCTTCTGAAATCTTATCACCAGTTACAGAATCATCAACTCTCCTGAAGAGTATATACAATACTACATCAAGAGCAACTCATGTATCAAACAGGGAGAAATTAGACATTGTAATTGATCCAAGTAAGGAAAATGGTTGCAACAATTCAATGCTACAAGCATACATAAAGGAGTGTGCAGTTTTGGACACAACCATCAAGAGACAGCAGTACAAAGATTCATCATCAGATACATCACCTGATTCACCTCACAACAGTCTAATTCCAAACCATTCTGGAACATCTGTATCGACTGCAGGGGCCGAAAATTCCAATGAACAGCCCCAAAAGTCAGAAAGCATACAGAATGACAGAGGAACATCATTGgatgagataaaaagagaaggaagaactgAAAATGAAAGCTTGGGAGTAAATTCTGAACAAAGTTGTACCTCAGAGGTATCCTCTTCAAGTTGTACAACAGCTGTTAACAGCACTCCCCAAGCAGCCACTTCACGTATGCCAACCCCTCCTGCCAATCTCACAGTCATGAACAATGGTGGAATGGACACCAAGACTGCTTTCCTTGTACCCAGTGGTGTTGTTCCTTCATCTCTGAACAG ACTAGGGAACGATGATGGTAAGTGCAGATGCAGCATATGCCACAAGGAATTTAACCGTCCGTCCCAGCTAACTCTTCATATGAACATTCATTATATGGAGCGGCCTTACCGTTGTGAGTCTTGTGCCATCTCGTTCAGAACCAATGGGCATCTTCAGAAGCATAAAAGATCTGTCAGTCATTTTAATAAG GTAAACAGGAACATGACCTTTGGGACCCCAAGCACGGATAACCCACGACCTTTCAAGTGTCATGATTGCAAAATTGCATTCCGCATTCATGGTCATTTAGCTAAACACCTCCGCTCAAAGATGCACATTATGAAGCTAGAGTGTCTTGGAAAACTTCCTTTTGGCACTTATGCAGAAATAGAACGGTCTGGTGCTAATCTTAATGAAATAGACACCACAGACTGTGATAATTCTTTGGAGAGTTTACAG GTTATGGCATCACGACTCTATGAGAAAGACCCAAGTAAACTGGCTGCGTGGCAGAACCAACAGCAACACCGTGTCCGCACTGTCAGCAACTCCTCCACTAACTCTGATGATTATCCTTTGCAAGATGATCAGGATGATTCTTTTGCTGggtgtggtaatgatgatgatacag agggtgatgaggatgaagagataAGCATGCCTCAGGATGCTCCGAGACTTGGTGTCCCAGGATCCAGTGTAGGACCAATTCCTACTGAGTTACACAGTCCTCACTCCCATGGGATACCGCCCATTGAAATAGGATCT ggTGCTACTGCTGGCCTTCTGGCCTGTCATATCTGCCATGAGAAGTTCCTTGACCTGGAGCATCTTAGTGGCCACCTTTACAATGTCCACAAGGTGTCCGTCACTTACCG CAACAGCTAG